From a region of the Pseudoxanthomonas sp. X-1 genome:
- the merP gene encoding mercury resistance system periplasmic binding protein MerP — translation MKKLTTLTTLIALAAALSAPAWAATKTVTLSVPGMTCAACPITVKTALSKVAGVEKAEVSFEKREAVVTFDEAKTNADALTKATANAGYPSSVKQ, via the coding sequence ATGAAGAAACTCACCACCCTCACCACCCTCATCGCCCTGGCCGCCGCTCTAAGCGCGCCCGCCTGGGCTGCCACCAAGACCGTCACCCTGTCGGTGCCCGGCATGACCTGCGCCGCGTGCCCGATCACGGTCAAGACGGCTCTGTCCAAGGTCGCCGGCGTCGAGAAGGCCGAAGTCAGCTTCGAGAAGCGGGAGGCCGTCGTCACCTTCGACGAGGCCAAGACCAATGCCGACGCCTTGACCAAGGCCACCGCAAACGCGGGTTACCCGTCCAGCGTCAAGCAGTGA
- the merA gene encoding mercury(II) reductase: MAEAITLHIEGMTCTSCAEHVQQALTNVPGVRAASVSYPQRQAEIEADAGVSVAPLVAAVATLGYRARLTDTPNKPAGLLDKALGWLGGETKHVGGEQALHVAVIGSGGAAMAAALKAVEQGARVTLIERGTIGGTCVNVGCVPSKIMIRAAHIVHLRRESPFDAGLPAAAPAVLRERLLAQQQGRVEELRHAKYEGILASTPAITVLRGEARFRDTRTLTVATADGGTHEVNFDRCLIATGASPALPPIPGLADTPHWTSTEALESSSLPERLAVIGSSVVAVELAQAFARLGSQVTILARSTLFFREDPAIGEAVTDAFRAEGIEVLDHTQASHVAYAGGEFVLTTGQGEVRADKLLVATGRAPNTRSLNLEAAGVEVNAQGAIVIDRAMRTSAPHIFAAGDCTDQPQFVYVAAAAGTRAAINMTGGDAALDLTAMPAVVFTDPQVATVGYSEAEAHHDGIETDSRLLTLDNVPRALANFDTRGFIKLVAEAGSGRLIGVQAVAPEAGELIQTAALAIRHRMTVQELADQLFPYLTMVEGLKLAAQTFNKDVKQLSCCAG; this comes from the coding sequence ATGGCCGAGGCGATCACCCTCCACATCGAAGGCATGACCTGCACGTCGTGCGCCGAGCACGTCCAGCAGGCTTTGACGAACGTGCCCGGCGTGCGCGCGGCCTCGGTGTCCTATCCGCAGCGGCAGGCCGAAATCGAGGCGGATGCAGGCGTGAGCGTGGCCCCGCTGGTTGCCGCAGTGGCCACGCTCGGCTATCGCGCACGGCTTACCGACACGCCGAACAAGCCTGCCGGCCTGCTAGACAAGGCGCTGGGCTGGCTCGGTGGCGAAACGAAGCATGTTGGCGGTGAACAAGCGCTGCACGTGGCTGTGATAGGCAGCGGCGGCGCGGCGATGGCGGCTGCCTTGAAGGCCGTGGAGCAAGGCGCCCGCGTCACGCTGATCGAGCGCGGCACCATCGGCGGCACCTGCGTCAATGTCGGCTGCGTGCCGTCCAAGATCATGATCCGCGCCGCGCACATCGTCCACCTGCGCCGCGAAAGCCCGTTCGATGCTGGCCTGCCGGCCGCAGCGCCCGCTGTACTGCGCGAGCGGCTGCTGGCCCAGCAACAAGGCCGCGTCGAGGAGCTGCGCCATGCCAAGTACGAAGGCATCCTGGCAAGCACTCCGGCCATCACCGTGCTGCGCGGCGAGGCCCGGTTCAGGGACACGCGCACGCTGACCGTGGCGACCGCTGACGGCGGCACGCACGAGGTGAACTTCGACCGCTGCCTGATTGCCACCGGCGCGAGCCCGGCGCTTCCGCCAATCCCGGGCCTTGCGGACACACCCCACTGGACCTCCACCGAGGCGCTGGAAAGCAGCTCGCTCCCCGAGCGGCTGGCCGTGATTGGTTCCTCCGTGGTGGCGGTCGAGTTGGCGCAAGCCTTCGCCCGGCTGGGCAGCCAGGTCACGATCCTGGCGCGCAGCACGCTGTTCTTCCGAGAAGACCCGGCCATCGGGGAAGCCGTAACAGACGCCTTCCGCGCCGAGGGCATCGAGGTGCTGGACCACACCCAGGCGAGCCACGTTGCCTATGCGGGCGGGGAATTCGTGCTCACCACCGGGCAGGGGGAAGTGCGCGCCGACAAGCTGCTGGTCGCCACCGGTCGCGCGCCGAACACGCGCAGCCTGAACCTTGAAGCGGCAGGCGTCGAAGTCAATGCGCAGGGAGCCATCGTCATCGACCGCGCCATGCGCACGAGCGCACCGCACATCTTTGCTGCCGGCGACTGCACCGACCAGCCGCAGTTCGTCTATGTGGCGGCGGCGGCCGGCACGCGCGCCGCGATCAACATGACCGGCGGCGACGCGGCGCTGGACCTGACGGCGATGCCGGCGGTGGTGTTCACCGATCCGCAGGTGGCGACCGTGGGCTACAGCGAGGCGGAAGCGCACCACGACGGCATCGAGACCGACAGCCGGCTGCTGACGCTCGACAACGTGCCGAGGGCGCTCGCCAACTTCGACACGCGCGGCTTCATCAAGCTGGTGGCGGAAGCTGGCTCAGGGCGGCTGATCGGCGTACAGGCGGTCGCGCCGGAAGCGGGCGAACTGATCCAGACGGCCGCGCTGGCGATCCGCCACCGGATGACCGTGCAGGAGCTGGCCGACCAGTTGTTCCCCTACCTGACCATGGTCGAGGGACTGAAGCTCGCGGCGCAGACCTTCAACAAGGACGTGAAGCAACTGTCCTGTTGCGCCGGATGA
- a CDS encoding DUF3085 domain-containing protein, which produces MVLVKDQGVYFLAERGERRPDGRQALLAYAVGCNPDTDPFDDWWHLAGRELGGDDFAEYFDPKDGLFTRLQHSADDLVLSATATHLSLAVVPPA; this is translated from the coding sequence ATTGTCCTGGTCAAGGATCAGGGCGTGTACTTCCTCGCCGAGCGTGGGGAGCGTCGCCCGGATGGGCGCCAGGCACTGCTCGCCTACGCCGTCGGATGCAACCCGGACACCGACCCGTTCGATGACTGGTGGCACCTCGCCGGCCGCGAGCTGGGCGGCGATGACTTCGCGGAGTATTTCGACCCGAAGGACGGCCTGTTCACGCGCCTCCAGCACTCGGCGGACGATCTCGTGCTTTCCGCCACCGCCACGCACCTGTCCTTAGCAGTGGTGCCTCCCGCCTGA
- a CDS encoding DUF3577 domain-containing protein, with amino-acid sequence MNTTSNEKSYFDLHTSGIGYIQRVREVPVRGGRRAQPFLACTIAALVGPARDPSYRYFDVKVSGAEAKKLVQRYIGVDDSKQRPLVRFRLGDLWGDAYIRDKGENQGKAAASLKARLLKAEPIERAELASIEQHELITRGIGYLNRPKDVTPKDGDPFLSCSIAALAGPVDEPEYRYFDTIVATLGAEHLVRRCVQAIEGDRKVLIAFRLNDMKIDPYIRTKGEHAGAPAASLESTLIHIGLIKIDGTQVYPMSQAQAEAPTVEDAPAPEADNAIDTAADAVSDLPVESAEREPEGEVEEQEPALVASF; translated from the coding sequence ATGAACACCACGTCCAACGAGAAATCGTATTTCGACCTCCACACATCGGGCATCGGCTACATCCAGCGTGTCCGTGAAGTGCCCGTCAGGGGCGGCCGCCGTGCGCAGCCCTTCCTGGCATGCACCATCGCCGCATTGGTCGGCCCCGCCAGGGACCCCAGCTACCGCTACTTCGATGTCAAGGTCTCGGGTGCCGAGGCCAAGAAGCTCGTTCAGCGCTACATCGGCGTTGACGATTCCAAGCAGCGCCCGCTGGTGCGCTTTCGCCTCGGTGACCTGTGGGGCGATGCGTACATCCGCGACAAGGGCGAAAACCAGGGCAAGGCCGCCGCGTCCCTCAAGGCGCGACTGCTCAAGGCCGAGCCGATCGAGCGGGCCGAACTGGCTTCAATCGAGCAGCACGAGCTGATTACCCGTGGCATCGGCTACCTCAACCGTCCGAAGGACGTCACCCCCAAGGATGGCGATCCGTTCCTGTCATGCTCCATCGCCGCATTGGCCGGACCTGTCGATGAACCGGAATATCGGTACTTCGACACGATCGTCGCCACCCTCGGGGCCGAGCATCTGGTTCGCCGATGCGTGCAGGCCATCGAAGGGGATCGCAAGGTGCTGATCGCCTTCCGTCTCAACGACATGAAGATCGATCCGTACATCCGTACCAAGGGCGAGCACGCTGGGGCACCGGCCGCAAGCCTGGAGTCGACGCTGATCCACATCGGTCTGATCAAGATCGATGGCACCCAGGTCTATCCGATGAGCCAGGCGCAAGCCGAGGCGCCAACGGTGGAGGACGCACCCGCGCCCGAAGCCGACAACGCCATCGACACTGCCGCCGACGCCGTTTCCGACCTACCCGTCGAGTCCGCCGAGCGCGAGCCCGAGGGTGAAGTCGAGGAGCAGGAGCCGGCCTTGGTCGCTTCGTTTTGA
- a CDS encoding DUF932 domain-containing protein, with the protein MSLASRFAPQSPILRSDRPLSDDRIRAVVPSIFADAPHGSRSDRYAYIPTSTVLTKLRQEGFEPFMVCQTRVRNEDRREYTKHLIRLRHASQINGDEANEIILLNSHDGTSSYQMLAGMFRFVCHNGLVCGDTTADIRVPHKGDVASQVIEGAYEVLEGFERVQDARDAMRTITLDEGEAEIFANSALALKYDDPAKSTPVTESQLLAPRRWDDRKNDLWAVFNRVQENLVKGGLNGRSANGRNQRTRPVQGIDQNLRLNRALWLLAEGMRQLKA; encoded by the coding sequence ATGTCTCTGGCATCCCGTTTTGCTCCGCAATCCCCGATCCTGCGCTCTGATCGCCCACTCTCGGACGACCGCATTCGTGCCGTCGTTCCGTCGATCTTCGCCGACGCTCCACATGGGAGCCGGTCCGATCGGTATGCCTACATACCGACCTCGACCGTGCTGACCAAGCTGCGCCAGGAGGGCTTCGAGCCCTTCATGGTGTGTCAGACGCGCGTGCGCAACGAGGATCGGCGCGAGTACACGAAGCACCTCATCCGACTTCGCCATGCAAGCCAGATCAACGGCGACGAGGCGAACGAGATCATCCTGCTCAACAGCCATGACGGCACGAGCAGCTATCAGATGCTCGCCGGCATGTTCCGGTTCGTCTGCCACAACGGCCTGGTTTGCGGTGACACCACCGCAGACATCCGCGTTCCTCACAAGGGCGACGTGGCAAGCCAGGTGATCGAAGGTGCCTACGAGGTTCTCGAAGGCTTCGAGCGCGTGCAGGACGCGCGCGATGCGATGCGCACCATCACCCTCGATGAGGGCGAAGCGGAAATCTTTGCGAATTCCGCGCTCGCACTCAAGTACGACGACCCGGCCAAGTCCACCCCTGTCACGGAGAGCCAACTTCTGGCGCCCAGGCGCTGGGACGACCGCAAGAACGACCTGTGGGCCGTCTTCAACCGCGTCCAGGAGAACCTAGTCAAAGGGGGCCTGAACGGACGCTCGGCCAATGGCCGCAATCAACGCACCCGTCCGGTGCAAGGAATCGACCAGAACCTGCGCCTGAACCGGGCGTTGTGGCTGCTGGCCGAAGGCATGCGCCAGCTCAAGGCGTGA
- a CDS encoding DUF3275 family protein has translation MATTSAPEQSVSPIIVPGQLTLRTIRGKNGPFTVGRLVTPIGKFAVKDAELEQYPEGKYDGEFIIRYIFPKSYPVGDGMRFEIRANLDGMTLNGIDKLSRDEARSFATQDVDPLDEELGTQPAATPAKSAKASTPAKHAPVQASADPLVDTTPFGVDAPTPAAAAAPGSTEDGDAALFGLLWPLGESVKLDSTIDRRALRAQIARLGELGFALDFKTQEWSRQAELQPA, from the coding sequence ATGGCAACCACATCGGCGCCCGAGCAATCGGTATCGCCCATCATTGTTCCGGGCCAGCTCACGCTGCGCACCATACGCGGCAAGAACGGCCCGTTCACCGTCGGCCGCCTTGTCACCCCCATCGGCAAGTTCGCGGTCAAGGATGCGGAGCTGGAGCAGTACCCCGAAGGAAAATACGACGGGGAATTCATCATCCGCTACATCTTCCCGAAGTCCTATCCGGTCGGCGACGGCATGCGGTTCGAGATCCGCGCCAACCTGGACGGAATGACGCTCAACGGAATCGACAAACTGAGCCGCGACGAAGCCCGAAGCTTCGCCACCCAGGACGTCGATCCACTCGATGAAGAGCTGGGGACGCAGCCTGCAGCAACGCCGGCCAAGTCTGCCAAGGCCTCCACGCCCGCCAAGCACGCACCCGTGCAGGCGTCGGCGGATCCTCTGGTCGATACCACGCCCTTCGGTGTGGATGCGCCGACGCCCGCTGCGGCGGCTGCCCCCGGCAGCACCGAAGATGGCGACGCCGCTCTGTTCGGTCTGCTGTGGCCGCTGGGCGAGTCCGTGAAATTGGATTCGACCATCGACCGCCGCGCCCTGCGCGCGCAGATCGCCCGCCTGGGCGAACTGGGTTTTGCGTTGGACTTCAAGACGCAGGAGTGGAGCCGTCAGGCCGAACTGCAACCTGCGTGA
- a CDS encoding DUF6094 domain-containing protein: protein MPANQETSMALMFPRLARNFVKNGYFPTDEPTLERALNALMPSDGPMCILDPCAGEGVAIAEAAHALGREQAKAFAVEFDAERARHARGLVDHCLHADLMDTMVSKQSFGLLWLNPPYGDLSKDVNGNIGYQGQGRARLEKLFYQRSLSLLQYGGVLVFIVPGYVLDAELVGWLTRHYTDLRIYRAVETQFKQVVIFGRRVRQREQASDGVKAVRNLLLQVGQGEIEADELPSEWPFLPYIVPASPAEPEHFFRVTMEPEQFADEVGRLQGLWPSQDTHLGAAQQSLRPPARALSHWHLALALAAGAISGVVRSKTGRVLVVKGDTHKDKTLQREFTEREDGSIAETRILTDKFVPVIRAWDMTPGSPTRGDVLTIR, encoded by the coding sequence ATCCCCGCCAACCAGGAGACTTCCATGGCCCTCATGTTCCCGCGGCTTGCCCGCAATTTCGTGAAGAACGGGTATTTCCCGACTGATGAACCCACGCTCGAAAGAGCCCTCAACGCACTGATGCCCAGCGACGGGCCGATGTGCATCCTCGATCCCTGCGCCGGCGAAGGCGTAGCGATCGCCGAAGCCGCCCACGCCCTCGGGCGCGAGCAGGCCAAGGCGTTCGCCGTTGAGTTCGACGCGGAGCGGGCACGCCATGCCCGCGGCCTGGTCGATCACTGCCTGCACGCGGACCTGATGGACACGATGGTCTCCAAGCAGTCGTTCGGACTGCTCTGGCTCAACCCGCCGTATGGCGACCTGTCCAAGGACGTCAACGGCAACATCGGCTATCAGGGCCAGGGTCGTGCCCGCCTCGAAAAACTGTTCTACCAGCGCAGTTTGTCGTTGCTGCAATACGGCGGCGTGCTGGTCTTCATCGTCCCCGGCTACGTGCTCGACGCGGAGCTGGTCGGCTGGCTGACGCGCCACTACACCGACCTGCGCATCTACCGAGCGGTGGAGACGCAGTTCAAGCAAGTTGTGATCTTCGGCCGGCGGGTGCGCCAGCGCGAGCAGGCCTCGGATGGCGTCAAGGCCGTGCGCAATCTGCTGCTGCAGGTTGGGCAAGGCGAGATCGAAGCTGACGAACTGCCGAGCGAATGGCCGTTCCTGCCGTACATCGTCCCCGCCAGTCCGGCCGAGCCGGAGCATTTCTTCCGCGTGACGATGGAGCCCGAGCAGTTCGCCGACGAGGTTGGCAGGCTGCAAGGCCTCTGGCCGTCGCAGGACACGCACCTGGGGGCCGCGCAGCAGTCGCTGCGTCCACCGGCGCGGGCCTTGTCCCACTGGCATCTCGCCCTGGCTCTGGCCGCAGGCGCGATCTCGGGGGTTGTGCGCTCCAAGACGGGGCGCGTGCTCGTCGTCAAAGGTGACACCCACAAGGACAAGACGCTCCAGCGGGAATTCACCGAACGCGAAGACGGCTCCATCGCCGAGACCCGCATCCTCACCGACAAGTTCGTACCTGTCATCCGCGCGTGGGACATGACGCCTGGCTCCCCGACACGGGGCGACGTCTTGACCATTCGTTAA
- a CDS encoding helicase-related protein, which translates to MSLDLENTTAEATPVQGELLDAESNPLTLSLQDFVGEFGDELLDALNSANPPVYTGQPQAHRQLVVASLKRKLFQAQAEVVHAAAELLIDRGEHAAIVNGEMGCGKTTVGIATAAVLNAEGYRRTLVLSPPHLVYKWRREIQETVAGAKVWVLNGPDTLVKLIKLREQLGVQPTGQEFFVLGRVRMRMGFHWKPVFTTRRTRHGDVAACPDCGTVITDLDGEPVNPVALEAEEYRRKCSHCAAPLWTLIRPRSLSGSDQSSAVLKALKRIPTIGEVTAQKLMQKFGDGFLASMLGDNIHEFINLMDGNGELVFSDRQATRMERAMANMEFGFGEGGYQPSEFIKRYLPQGTFDLLIADEAHEYKNGGSAQGQAMGVLAAKARKTLLLTGTLMGGYGDDLFHLLFRALPGRMIEDGYRPTTSGSMTSAAMAFMRDHGVLKDIYSESTGTAHKTAKGTKVSVRTVKAPGFGPKGVLRCILPFTIFLKLRDIGGNVLPPYDEEFREVAMDTAQAAAYRDLAGRLTAELKQALARRDTTLLGVVLNVLLAWPDCCFRSETVVHPRTRNTLAFVPAQFNEFEISPKERELIDICREEKAQGRKVLAYTVYTGTRDTTSRLKVLLEQEGFKVAVLRASVDASRREDWIAEQLDRGIDVLITNPELVKTGLDLLEFPTIVFMQSGYNVYSLQQAARRSWRIGQKLSVRVIYLGYAGSSQMTCLELMAKKIMVSQSTSGDVPESGLDVLNQDGDSVEVALARQLVTA; encoded by the coding sequence ATGTCCCTCGATCTCGAAAACACTACCGCCGAAGCCACGCCCGTACAGGGCGAACTGCTCGACGCGGAATCCAACCCTCTGACCCTGAGCCTTCAGGATTTTGTCGGCGAGTTCGGCGACGAACTGCTCGACGCCCTCAACAGCGCCAATCCGCCGGTCTATACCGGCCAGCCGCAGGCGCATCGTCAACTCGTCGTCGCCAGCCTCAAACGCAAGCTATTCCAAGCCCAAGCCGAAGTCGTCCATGCCGCCGCCGAGCTGCTGATCGACCGTGGCGAACACGCCGCGATCGTCAACGGCGAGATGGGTTGCGGCAAAACGACCGTTGGTATCGCCACAGCCGCCGTGCTCAACGCCGAAGGCTATCGCCGTACCCTGGTTCTTTCTCCACCGCACCTGGTCTACAAGTGGCGGCGCGAGATCCAGGAGACGGTGGCAGGCGCCAAGGTCTGGGTGCTCAACGGCCCGGACACGCTGGTCAAGCTCATCAAGCTGCGCGAGCAGTTGGGTGTGCAGCCCACGGGCCAGGAGTTCTTTGTCCTGGGGCGCGTCAGGATGCGGATGGGATTCCACTGGAAGCCTGTCTTCACCACGCGGCGCACCCGCCATGGCGACGTGGCAGCGTGCCCTGACTGCGGCACGGTCATCACCGACCTCGACGGCGAGCCGGTCAACCCGGTCGCGCTCGAAGCCGAGGAGTACCGCAGGAAGTGCAGCCATTGCGCCGCGCCCCTGTGGACATTGATCCGCCCGCGCAGCCTGTCCGGCAGCGACCAGTCCTCGGCCGTGCTGAAAGCGTTGAAGCGCATCCCGACGATCGGGGAAGTCACCGCGCAGAAGCTGATGCAGAAGTTCGGCGACGGGTTCCTGGCGTCGATGCTGGGCGACAACATCCATGAGTTCATCAACCTCATGGACGGCAACGGCGAGCTGGTGTTTTCCGACCGTCAAGCCACGCGCATGGAACGTGCGATGGCCAACATGGAGTTCGGTTTTGGCGAGGGCGGCTATCAACCGTCCGAGTTCATCAAGCGCTACCTGCCGCAAGGCACGTTCGACCTGCTCATCGCCGACGAGGCCCACGAGTACAAGAACGGCGGCAGCGCCCAGGGCCAGGCCATGGGCGTGCTGGCGGCGAAGGCTCGCAAGACCTTACTGCTGACCGGCACGTTGATGGGCGGCTACGGCGACGATCTGTTCCACCTGCTGTTCCGAGCCCTTCCCGGGCGGATGATCGAAGACGGCTATCGCCCGACCACGAGCGGCAGCATGACCTCGGCCGCGATGGCGTTCATGCGCGATCACGGTGTCCTGAAGGACATTTATTCCGAGAGCACCGGGACGGCGCACAAGACCGCGAAAGGCACGAAAGTCAGTGTCAGAACGGTCAAAGCTCCGGGCTTCGGCCCCAAGGGCGTGCTGCGCTGCATCCTGCCGTTCACGATCTTCCTCAAACTCAGAGACATCGGCGGCAACGTCCTGCCACCGTATGACGAGGAGTTCCGTGAAGTCGCGATGGACACGGCGCAAGCCGCGGCCTACCGCGATCTGGCGGGTCGGCTGACCGCGGAGCTGAAACAGGCTCTGGCGCGACGCGATACAACCTTGCTGGGTGTGGTCCTCAACGTGCTGCTGGCCTGGCCGGACTGCTGCTTCCGGTCGGAGACCGTGGTGCATCCGCGCACACGCAATACCTTGGCGTTCGTCCCGGCTCAGTTCAACGAGTTCGAGATCAGCCCCAAGGAGCGTGAGCTGATCGACATCTGCAGGGAAGAGAAAGCACAGGGCCGCAAGGTTCTGGCCTACACGGTCTATACCGGCACGCGCGACACGACTAGCCGGTTGAAGGTATTGCTGGAGCAGGAAGGCTTCAAAGTGGCGGTACTGCGCGCAAGCGTGGATGCCAGCCGCCGCGAGGACTGGATCGCCGAGCAGTTGGACCGTGGCATCGACGTGCTCATCACCAATCCCGAGCTTGTCAAGACGGGATTGGACCTGTTGGAGTTTCCGACGATCGTGTTCATGCAGTCGGGCTACAACGTGTATTCGCTCCAGCAGGCGGCACGCCGCTCTTGGCGTATCGGGCAGAAGCTGTCCGTGCGCGTGATCTACCTGGGCTACGCCGGCTCCTCGCAGATGACCTGCCTGGAGCTGATGGCCAAGAAGATCATGGTCTCGCAGTCCACTTCGGGCGATGTACCCGAATCGGGGCTCGATGTCCTGAACCAGGATGGTGATTCCGTCGAGGTCGCATTGGCCCGGCAATTGGTAACTGCGTGA
- a CDS encoding competence protein CoiA family protein: protein MAMVIEAAYADGTGAANALHMSQAQWEELQRAYCVGDLLMPCCNAPAIPKVSANGYPFFAHLGGACSTSEESQWHLAAKILVRSVLEDLGFRASVEMPGSGDAGRWQADVWGERNGVRLAVEIQRSYQSLRDYRKRQERYREAGIKSLWLLRQERYSTLTKSMGKERLRTEFGGKFPSAGHFGPCLSDLPVAMLELDPAPTVKGAGFFNATLPNILEAVLSERFLCINGLWCIDNLDSMNNAARLARERFAANRLAAKM, encoded by the coding sequence ATGGCTATGGTGATCGAAGCAGCATATGCAGATGGTACTGGTGCAGCCAACGCACTGCATATGTCTCAGGCGCAGTGGGAAGAGTTGCAACGGGCGTACTGCGTCGGTGATCTGCTGATGCCTTGCTGCAACGCTCCAGCGATTCCCAAGGTTAGTGCTAATGGGTACCCCTTCTTCGCGCATCTAGGAGGTGCGTGCAGTACTTCCGAAGAAAGCCAATGGCACCTGGCGGCCAAGATACTTGTGCGCAGCGTGCTTGAAGATCTTGGATTCCGTGCCTCGGTTGAAATGCCGGGTTCGGGTGATGCAGGTCGCTGGCAGGCTGATGTCTGGGGTGAGCGCAATGGGGTTAGGTTGGCTGTCGAGATCCAAAGATCGTATCAGTCGCTCCGTGACTACCGTAAACGCCAAGAGCGGTACCGCGAGGCGGGCATCAAGTCTCTTTGGTTGCTGCGGCAGGAGCGATATAGCACTCTCACCAAGAGCATGGGAAAGGAGCGTCTGCGCACCGAGTTTGGGGGCAAGTTCCCTTCGGCCGGCCACTTCGGCCCGTGCCTTTCTGACCTGCCGGTCGCGATGCTTGAGCTAGATCCGGCCCCAACGGTCAAGGGTGCCGGATTCTTCAACGCAACCCTTCCAAACATACTTGAAGCAGTGCTTAGTGAGCGCTTTCTTTGCATCAACGGTCTATGGTGTATCGATAACCTAGACTCGATGAATAACGCCGCCAGACTCGCGCGCGAGCGTTTCGCAGCCAATCGCTTGGCTGCAAAGATGTAG
- a CDS encoding ATP-dependent helicase, producing MPSRNVGTAYLAQAAELAGNPGQLAAYNSQGHCVVLAGPGSGKTKTLVLKLARILAEDVEAPRGVACITYSQECARELARRIENLGLQQAPNLFIGTVHGFCLRHLLMPYGRLAGLPISFPLSVATQRVSDRLLKQTGDALFGQNHPYKVIDLGRHRRSVLNRNSVAWRSEEELAAWAEAYEAALRDEGLIDYDDMVVFGQRLIAEHDWVLPLVQAKFPVLAVDEYQDLGVALHRIVKRLAFDGGVRLFAVGDADQSIYGFTGADGALLMELAARRDIEPVQLQLNYRSGAGIVTASEMALGEARGYQASDPARQTTIEFVLRPGGMADQAAHAVAQIIPAALASKPGRTLGDIAILYKDYRAGDIVAEAVATGGLDHIRVDTAAPYRKVALTSWVEDCAAWCAGGWRVGRPQLRGLLDRYRAFHRASLDDSQAKREEQELTALLWELRADQQPAREFVASLRNGVVDHLLAAELALADQKEQLDRMTAALAEGGALASLDITSLGGRDGSPDHLNLLTLHSAKGCEYDVVIMVGLDLGNLPWRNETPEKLRESRRLFYVGLTRARDEVHMLYSGFVDGRYGPMRFGRSPFLDELEARMRAAGI from the coding sequence ATGCCGTCGCGTAACGTCGGTACAGCCTACCTGGCGCAGGCTGCCGAGTTGGCTGGAAATCCAGGGCAGTTGGCAGCTTACAACTCTCAAGGACATTGTGTGGTACTCGCTGGTCCCGGGAGCGGTAAGACCAAGACACTCGTCCTAAAGCTCGCCCGCATCCTGGCCGAAGACGTCGAGGCCCCTCGTGGCGTTGCGTGCATCACTTATAGCCAGGAGTGCGCTCGCGAACTCGCTCGCCGAATTGAAAACTTGGGACTTCAGCAGGCACCTAATCTTTTCATTGGTACGGTCCATGGGTTCTGTCTGCGTCATCTCTTGATGCCGTATGGACGCCTGGCCGGCCTGCCCATATCTTTCCCACTTTCGGTAGCCACTCAACGAGTCAGTGATCGGTTGTTGAAGCAAACTGGAGATGCGCTTTTCGGCCAGAACCATCCGTACAAAGTTATTGACCTCGGGCGGCATCGCCGTTCCGTGCTCAATCGAAATAGCGTCGCTTGGCGTAGCGAGGAGGAACTCGCTGCCTGGGCCGAGGCCTACGAGGCCGCTCTGCGCGACGAGGGGCTGATTGACTACGATGACATGGTTGTCTTCGGCCAGCGTTTGATCGCCGAGCACGACTGGGTACTACCTCTGGTTCAGGCAAAATTCCCCGTGCTCGCGGTGGATGAGTACCAGGATTTAGGCGTGGCACTGCATCGCATCGTCAAACGCCTTGCCTTCGACGGGGGTGTCCGACTTTTCGCTGTCGGGGATGCGGATCAGTCGATATATGGATTTACGGGAGCTGATGGCGCGTTGCTCATGGAATTGGCGGCTCGCAGAGACATTGAGCCTGTCCAGCTTCAATTAAATTACCGTTCTGGTGCAGGGATCGTGACTGCGTCAGAGATGGCGCTTGGAGAAGCCCGAGGCTATCAAGCGAGCGATCCTGCGCGACAAACGACCATCGAATTTGTCCTGCGCCCGGGTGGTATGGCGGACCAGGCTGCGCACGCCGTCGCGCAGATCATTCCGGCGGCCTTAGCCTCCAAGCCGGGACGAACACTGGGCGATATCGCGATCCTATACAAAGACTATCGCGCAGGCGATATCGTGGCTGAAGCTGTGGCAACCGGTGGTCTCGATCACATCCGTGTGGATACCGCAGCACCTTACCGCAAGGTTGCCCTAACAAGTTGGGTAGAAGATTGTGCGGCGTGGTGCGCGGGTGGCTGGCGTGTTGGACGCCCACAATTGCGTGGACTACTCGACCGCTATCGCGCATTTCATCGGGCGAGCTTGGACGATTCACAGGCCAAGCGCGAAGAGCAAGAGCTAACCGCCTTGCTATGGGAGCTGCGTGCTGACCAGCAACCTGCGCGAGAATTTGTTGCTTCGCTGCGCAACGGTGTAGTGGATCATCTGCTGGCGGCTGAATTGGCGCTCGCTGATCAGAAGGAGCAACTGGATCGCATGACGGCAGCGCTCGCTGAAGGCGGTGCACTGGCTTCGCTAGACATCACGAGTTTGGGCGGTCGGGACGGTTCGCCCGATCACCTGAATCTGCTGACACTGCATTCCGCAAAGGGCTGTGAGTACGACGTCGTCATCATGGTTGGACTCGACCTCGGAAATCTGCCGTGGCGCAATGAAACTCCAGAGAAGTTGCGCGAAAGTCGCCGGCTCTTCTATGTGGGACTCACACGTGCTCGCGACGAGGTCCACATGCTGTATTCGGGCTTCGTTGATGGCCGCTATGGCCCTATGCGCTTTGGGCGCTCGCCATTCCTTGATGAGCTGGAGGCGCGAATGCGTGCCGCTGGCATTTGA